The Buteo buteo chromosome 23, bButBut1.hap1.1, whole genome shotgun sequence genome includes a window with the following:
- the SET gene encoding protein SET, which produces MSAPAAKVSKKELNSNHDGADETSEKEQQEAIEHIDEVQNEIDRLNEQASEEILKVEQKYNKLRQPFFQKRSELIAKIPNFWVTTFVNHPQVSALLGEEDEEALHYLTRVEVTEFEDIKSGYRIDFYFDENPYFENKVLSKEFHLNESGDPSSKSTEIKWKSGKDLTKRSSQTQNKASRKRQHEEPESFFTWFTDHSDAGADELGEVIKDDIWPNPLQYYLVPDMDDEEGEGEEDDDDDEEEEGLEDIDEEGDEDEGEEDEDDDEGEEGEEDEGEDD; this is translated from the exons ATGTCGGCGCCGGCGGCCAAAGTCAGTAAGAAGGAGCTGAACTCCAACCACGATGGGGCCGACGAGACCTCAG aaaaagagcaaCAGGAAGCAATTGAACACATTGATGAAGTACAGAATGAAATAGACAG ACTGAATGAACAAGCCAGTGAGGAAATTTTGAAAGTAGAACAGAAATACAACAAACTCCGCCAACCATTCTTCCAGAAGAGGTCAGAATTGATCGCCAAAATCCCAAATTTCTGGGTAACAACATTTGTCAACCACCCACAAG TATCTGCACTGCTGGGAGAAGAAGATGAGGAAGCACTGCATTATTTGACCAGAGTTGAGGTGACAGAATTTGAAGACATCAAATCAGGTTACAGAATAGATTTT TATTTTGATGAGAATCcatactttgaaaataaagttctCTCCAAAGAGTTTCACCTCAATGAAAGTGGAGATCCATCTTCAAAATCAACTGAGATCAAATGGAAATCTGGGAAG GATCTGACAAAACGTTCAAGCCAGACACAGAACAAAGCCAGTAGGAAGAGGCAGCATGAAGAGCCAGAAAGCTTCTTTACCTGGTTCACTGACCACTCTGATGCAGGAGCTGATGAACTAGGAGAAGTCATCAAGGATGACATCTGGCCAAATCCATTACAGTACTACTTG GTTCCTGATATGGATGAtgaagaaggggagggagaggaggatgatgatgatgatgaagaggaagaaggattGGAGGATATTGATGAAGAAGGAGATGAAGATGAGGGggaggaagatgaagatgacgatgagggagaggaaggagag GAGGATGAAGGAGAAGATGACTAA